One Centropristis striata isolate RG_2023a ecotype Rhode Island chromosome 22, C.striata_1.0, whole genome shotgun sequence genomic window carries:
- the LOC131960441 gene encoding NLR family CARD domain-containing protein 3-like codes for MDQCEDREEGDPPPETSLCGEHDSQTKAQRVQQERPGPGPGPDPVPEPSCVSMKSDRSKGFPENFKVGQPGSGPEPIDQESSEGLSGQSDPQQQTDLDSIFMLLEENIVTFVKNELKKIQKVLSPDSPDCLESQWEGEGVLEDEDEGEEQRRRSREEFLTITINFLRGMNQEELADCLKSRTCAPVCRRNLKSNLKKKFQCVFEGITKAGNPTLLNQIYTDLYITEGGTAEVNDEHEVRQIETASRKPDRPETTIRQEDIFKASPGRKEPIRTVLTKGVAGIGKTVLTQKFTLDWAEDKTNQDIMFTFPFTFRELNVLKDKKFSLVELVHNFFPETKEAGICRFEEFHVVFIFDGLDECRLPLDFHNTEILTDVTESTSVDVLLTNLIRGKLLSSARLWITTRPAAANQIPADCVGMVTEVRGFTDPQKEEYFRKRFIDEEQAGRIISHIKTSRSLHIMCHIPVFCWISATVLDLLKTREGEELPKTLTEMYIHFLVVQSKVKNIKYDGGAETDPQWSPENREMIESLGKLAFDQLQKGNLIFYDSDLMECGVDIRAASVYSGVFTQVFREERGLYQDRVFCFVHLSVQEFLAALHVHLTFTKSGVNLMTEEQSSSRWSELFGGKSTRLYQSAVDKALQSPNGHLDLFLRFLLGLSLQTNQTLLRGLLTQKGNSSNTNQKTVEYIKKKISEDLSPERSINLFHCLNELNDRSLVEEIQQSLRSGSLSTDKLSPAQWSALVFILLSSETDLDVFDLKKYSASEEALLRLLPVVKASNKALLSGCNLSERSFEALSSVLSSQSSSLRDLDLSNNDLQDSGVEHFSAGLKSPHCRLETLSLSGCMISEKGCASLASALTSNPSYLRELDLSYNHPGDSGEKLLSAGLNSHWRLETVRLDHGGLQRLRPGVRKYVCELELDTNTVNRNLKLSDNNRKVTCVEEHQSYPGHPERFNSLPQLLCRTGLTGRCYWEVEWRGGVDISVSYRGIRRRGRSKDCLFGGNDQSWSLSCSDGRYSVRHNNTSTHLSSSSSSSSSSGRVAVYVDCPAGSLSFYRVSSDSLIHLHTFNTTFTQPLYPGFGFGFGFGFWSFGSSVSLCPLQV; via the exons ATGGATCAgtgtgaggacagagaggagggagaccCTCCCCCTGAAACCAGTCTGTGTGGGGAACATGACAGCCAGACCAAAGCTCAGAG AGTGCAGCAggagagacctggacctggacctggacctgaccCTGTacctgaacccagctgtgtgtccatgaagagtgaccggtcTAAGGGTTTTCCTGAGAACTTTAAAGTTGGACAGCCTGGATCTggacctgaaccca TTGACCAGGAGAGCTCAGAGGGCCTCAGTGGTCAGTCTGACCCACAGCAACAAACAGATCTGGACTCCATATTTATG ctgctggaggagaacatCGTCACGTTTGTTAAGAACGAGCTGAAGAAGATCCAGAAGGTTCTGAGTCCAGATTCCCCAGACTGCTTAGAGAGTCAATGGGAGGGTGAGGGGGTTttggaggatgaggatgagggtgaggagcagaggaggagaagcagagagGAGTTTCTGACTATCACAATTAACTTCCTGAGAGGAATGAATCAGGAGGAGCTTGCTGACTGTCTAAAGAGCA GAACTTGTGCTCCAGTGTGCCGACGTAATCTGAAGTCTAACCTGAAGAAGaagttccagtgtgtgtttgaggggatcactaaagcaggaaacccaacccttctgaatcagatctacacagacctctacatcacagagggagggactgcagaggtcaatgatgaacatgaggtcagacagattgaaacagcatccaggaaaccagacagaccagaaacaacaatcagacaagaagacatctttaaagcctcacctggaagaaaagaaccaatcagaacagtgctgacaaagggagtggctggcattgggaaaacagtcttaacacagaagttcactctggactgggctgaagacaaaaccaaccaggacataatgttcacatttccatttactttcagagagctgaatgtgctgaaagacaaaaagttcAGCTTGGTGGAACTTGTTCATAACTTCTTTCCTGAAACCAAAGAAgcaggaatctgcaggtttgaagaGTTCCACGTTGTGTTCATCTTTGATGGTCTGGATGAGTGTCGACTTCCtctggacttccacaacactgagatcctgactgatgtcacagagtccacctcagtggatgtgctgctgacaaacctcatcagggggaaactgctttcctctgctcgcctctggataaccacacgacctgcagcagccaatcagatccccgCTGACTGTGTTGGCAtggtgacagaggtcagagggttcactgacccacagaaggaggagtacttcaggaagagattcaTAGATGAGGAGCAGGCCGGCAGAATTATCTCCCACATCAAGACATCacgaagcctccacatcatgtgccacatcccagtcttctgctggatctctgctacagttctggatctgttgaaaaccagagagggagaagagctgcccaagaccctgactgagatgtacatccacttcctggtgGTTCAGTCCAAAGTGAAGAACATCAAGTATGATGGAGGCGCTGAGACAGATCCACAGTGGAGTCCAGAGAACAGAGAGATGATTGAgtctctgggaaaactggcttttgatcagctgcagaaaggaaacctgatcttctatgactcagacctgaTGGAGTGTGGCGTCGATATCAGAGCAGCctcagtgtactcaggagtgttcacacaggtctttagagaggagagaggactgtaccaggacagggtgttctgcttcgtccatctgagtgttcaggagtttctggctgctcttcatgtccatctgaCCTTCACCAAGTCTGGAGTCAATCTGATGACAGAAGAACAATCAAGCTCCCGGTGGTCTGAATTGTTCGGGGGCAAATCAACCCGTCTCTACCAGAGTGCTGTGGACAAGGCCTTACAGAGTCCAAACGGACACCTAGACTtgttcctccgcttcctcctgggtctttctcTGCAGACCAATCAGACTCTCCTCAGAGGCCTGCTGACACAGAAAGGAAATAGCTCAAatacaaatcagaaaacagtcgaatacatcaagaagaagatcAGTGAGGATCTTTCTCcagagagaagcatcaacctgttccactgtctgaatgaactgaatgatcgttctctcgtggaggagatccaacagtccctgagatcaggaagtctctccacagataagctgtctcctgctcagtggtcagctcttgtcttcatcttactgtcatcagaaacagatctggacgtgtttgacctaaagaaatactctgcttcagaggaagctcttctgaggctgctgccagtggtcaaagcctccaacaaagctct GCTGAGTGGATGTAACCTCTCAGAGAGAAGCTttgaagctctgtcctcagtcctcagctcccagtcctctagtctgagagacctggacctgagtaacaacgacctgcaggattcaggagtggaACATTTTTCTGCTGGACTGAAGAGTCCACACTGTAGACTGGAAACTCTCAG tctgtCAGGCTGTATGATCTCTGAGAaaggctgtgcttctctggcctcagctctgaccTCCAACCCCTCctatctgagagagctggacctaaGCTACAATCATCCAGGAGACTCAGGAGAGAAGCTTCTGTCTGCTGGACTGAACTCACACTGGAGACTGGAGACTGTCAG GCTGGACCATGGTGGACTGCAGAGACTGAGACCTGGTGTGaggaagt atgtctgtgaactggaactggacacaaacacagtaaacagaaaCCTCAAACTCTCtgacaacaacaggaaggtgacaTGTGTGGAGGAGCATCAGTCATATCCTGGTCATCCAGAAAGGTTTAACTCCTTGCCTCAGCTGCTGTGTAGaactggtctgactggtcgatgttactgggaggtcgagtggagaggaggagttgATATATcagtgagttacagaggaatCAGGAGGAGAGGACGCAGTAAAGACTGTTTGTTTGGAGGGAATGATCAGTCCTGGAGCCTGAGCTGCTCTGATGGCCGTTACTCTGtcagacacaataacacaagcacacacctctcctcctcttcctcctcctcctcctcctctggtagagtagcagtgtatgtggactgtcctgctggctctctgtccttctacagagtctcctctgactctctgatccacctccacaccttcaacaccacattcactcAACCTCTTTATCCTGGGTTTGGGTTTGGGTTTGGGTTTGGGTTCTGGTCCTTTggttcctcagtgtctctgtgtcctctgcagGTCTGA